atataaatattttataaaataaaaacaacaaaatatatggATATAGCATTCAAATAGCAAtatacgttttattttttgttttccgttCAGGGCTCTTTTTTCGTATCTTAAAACttgttcaaatttttgtttttaagcaactgaagtttttattaaaggtttttttgaATTCATAATTAGAACTGTCTAGctattcaaaataaatctaataaatcatttatcaAAATAGATAGCACAGTTTATCGATAGCTAAGCTAGAGCCAATGCCGATAAGCAAACGTTAAGCAACTGTGCGCCCAAACCCCATCTCTAGCACTAACACCAAAAAAACGGCAATTTTATTGGCAAAATCGtagtaaagtaaaataaagcAGGATATTCGAGTGCGCCAACCGCAGCGCAGCGTACTGAGAGCCCCAATTGAATCGCCAGCGCGCATCGGACAGGACGAGGACCCGCAGGCGGCGCGATGAGTGTCCTGGCGTATCCACGTACCAACGATGAGGAGATTTTCCGTCACTGCACCAAGGACTGCGGAGTGGTAACGGCCACGGAGGACTTCCAGTACTTCGCCCTGCGATGTATATTCTGCAGCGAGAAGTTCCTGTACTTCGACTCGTTCATCGGCCACATGCAGACGGTGCACCTGGGCGACCAGTCCGTGGCGAATCCCGCCTCCGCCTCGCGTTCGGGCTTCAATCTCGGCGAGCCGATGTCCCTGTCCAGTCGCAACGGCGACCTGCCCAACTTCCACGAGATCGAAGACTTAACGGACGCGGACACGGCGCTGCTGGAGCCCCAGATGGTCATCAAACAAGAGCTGCAGGACCTGCCCTGCAGCGAAGATGATATGGCCGGCGACGAGGATGACGACGACCATCGGCTGCCCGATTCCGATGCCGGCGATGATGAGGACGAGGCCATACTGCCCGAGAGCGATGTCCCGGTGGTCAGCTCCGCGCCACGGCCGCGCAAGAAGGTCACAAAGCAGCGCCAAATGGACATCTCCAGCGAGGCACTTATCGTCGGCGATGGCGACTCCTCGTTCGACGACTACGGCGATCCGGACAACAGCTACATGGACGATAATTCCGGGGAGTACATGGACTACACCGGCTTCGACGGCGCCAACCACAGTGGCCTCGGTCCCGAATCGGACTTCCTCAGTTACGATGAGATGGTGGAGGAGTCCTTGTTGGGAGTGAGTTATATTTGTATACCACATTACACTTTTATCCAATTGGGTAGTTTTAGTTGTTTGATTATATATAACGTTAGCTAtgagttaaataatttttaaaacaatcaaGTGGCTAGAGTACTTTATTTTGTTCGTATTTTCATCAATCCTGATAGTGctgtatattattattatcttaaCATTAGTAATCGTAATTTTATGGTAATTACTGTAGGATCAATCTATCTGTTTCAAAACTAAttagaatattaaatattaactttcATTGAAagaattaaatgtattttaaaaactatttaagcaTACGATAGTTTTGCATATATTATTAAAGTGCTTTCACCCTTAATTCTCTCCaatttacatatatacaaCCAGttgtatttacaaataaattttatagtaATTAATGTTTGCTAGATTTATGAGTTTCATGACTAATAACAATTCTAAgatatattcttttattttaagtattttaaacattacgTAGGCATTCGATACAGTTTTGCATATTCAATTACATGGCTTGCACCCTTAATACTCCCCAATTTACATGTATACACCCAGTTTTGTAATGATTGGCTTGCTATTTTCCCACCCTTCAGCGCGACCGGGAGGTGACGATGCACATCAAGGACCGCAAGATGATCCAGTTCCTCATCCACTCGTATCAGCGCAACCCCTTTCTGTGGGATCACGGCAACGCACAGTTCCGGGATCGCGTGAAGCGCGCCCGCTTCCTCGACTGGATCGTGCTGGAGTTCAAGAGTCGCTTCAACATCTCGCTGGCCAAGGACGCCATCACCCGCAAGTGGGACAACCTGCGGACGGTGTACAAGCGGGAGTGCAATCGCATGGCCCTGGAGAAGACCAACATCAGCACGCTGTGGTACTTCAAGGAGCTGCACTTCCTCAACGAGGTCTACAGCTACAACGACAAGATGTCCGATGCCGTGGTCAAGGTTAGTGGTTCTCTTTTATCGGATAGGTAACATATAACATAAGGATTGGGAGCCTAAAGCATTTCTagaattatgtttatttaccTACATAAAGAGTAGGTAAATTTcgcaattgtttaaaatttgtccttgacattatataatatttatcagTCACAAGAGTCGCTAGAAACATGTCTGTATACATTTATGGCATAAGAAGTATATTcaagatttaataaaattcggTTGACTTTTTTCCAAATACATAAAGGTCTTCCTCAATTGTTCGAAAAtactattaaaaatacaatgttacttcatttttatttaaaaacataagaCTCGTCGTGTAATAcgttatgttatttatttattggaaaCAGTTTTCAGTTTGTTCTGTAttaggtttttaattttatacatattatgaaatcattttatgatgtttttaatttaaaaattctatatCCAGAAGGACTTTCTGCTGAGTGCTAACCTTAATAGTTGAACAGACTTTGTTTTAACctcatttataaatttaaaaagtcttaCAAAAGTCTTTATATACCTCAACTGCTAATCATAAATTCCTCACCAGAATTGTTTAGTAGATGTAGATGAAGGTTGGGGGTGGCAATGTCCGATGGATAATCAATAACTCTTCTTTTCCCCGGCAGGAAACCTCCTATCGCCGCCGCTTTTCGGCCATTTGGAATGACACGTCCACGTCCAAGCTGCTGAGCATGGTGAAGCGGTACCAGTGCTTCTACAACCGCTTCGATCCCGACTACCGCAGCAAGGAGCGGCGCGGCGAGGGACTCCACCAGATGG
Above is a window of Drosophila gunungcola strain Sukarami chromosome X unlocalized genomic scaffold, Dgunungcola_SK_2 000032F, whole genome shotgun sequence DNA encoding:
- the LOC128260510 gene encoding zinc finger protein 667 — translated: MSVLAYPRTNDEEIFRHCTKDCGVVTATEDFQYFALRCIFCSEKFLYFDSFIGHMQTVHLGDQSVANPASASRSGFNLGEPMSLSSRNGDLPNFHEIEDLTDADTALLEPQMVIKQELQDLPCSEDDMAGDEDDDDHRLPDSDAGDDEDEAILPESDVPVVSSAPRPRKKVTKQRQMDISSEALIVGDGDSSFDDYGDPDNSYMDDNSGEYMDYTGFDGANHSGLGPESDFLSYDEMVEESLLGRDREVTMHIKDRKMIQFLIHSYQRNPFLWDHGNAQFRDRVKRARFLDWIVLEFKSRFNISLAKDAITRKWDNLRTVYKRECNRMALEKTNISTLWYFKELHFLNEVYSYNDKMSDAVVKETSYRRRFSAIWNDTSTSKLLSMVKRYQCFYNRFDPDYRSKERRGEGLHQMAIELQQLIDVTTIQISKRISQLRFDYSKQKMERLNSERLGKKFIANYIYYDQMHFMDDDIPPFKCPHCPEIVQTLRELDLHMLTHQPSLGGGCYCNICSIQFHNAEEFDSHKQLHLRGVAEVKFNCELCTASFREKANYDEHLRRHNEELFLPSLALNHSIMESGVAEEEEARAEGEESRGSGSRKKRAGQASKSPEVLADDEDPVSGGGSDIAKPYGCEVCRRSFATPGHLNAHRIVHQDERERCYKCDYPQCNKSFVARNSLFEHLKQHYSNEEFKCDICGKTFKSTKNLQNHKQIHDKVKRYVCQICGSAFAQAAGLYLHKRRHNRPNGAVGAVGRSGRSSL